A single window of Pseudarthrobacter psychrotolerans DNA harbors:
- a CDS encoding bifunctional GNAT family N-acetyltransferase/acetate--CoA ligase family protein yields MVDQPGDGEYPEHWEADVVLRDGGTAHLRPIHPSDADAVQAFHAGQSQNSIYMRFFAFKARLSSKELKRFTEVDYKDRVALVITFGGEILGIGRYDRLDDPLEAEVAFNIADAHQGRGIGSILLEHLAAAAHENGIRRFSAEVLPENRKMLMVFADAGYDVKRHFDDGVVSLEFNIDPTEKSRAVMESREHRAEARSVRDLLAPSSVAVIGASRKWGTVGYQLLEHIIEGGFSGQVYAINPEALELAGMLSFGRISEVPEPVGLAVIAVPYEEVATVVDQCAAAGVKGLVIASAGFADDGERGLARQRNLVRKARANGMRVIGPASLGIVNTHPDVSLNASMAPTLPRRGGLGLFSQSAAIGVSLYAASHRRRLGLSTFLSAGNRADVSGNDMMQFWEDDADTTAVGLYLESIGNPRKFSRIARRLARTKPVVVAKSETMGLRLPPGHAVRTTQAPAGALDAMMRQAGVIRVETIEQLMDITQIVSGQPLPAGPGLAIFSNSLALGKVVADSAEAHGLTVDGIITDLDLDAGMSLALPALRRSLEDTLASDAVHAVVAALLPARGLTVDHIAEVLAECSAAAGKPVVAAFTGILDPSIYVEGMVGGEGRTVPCFSNAGAAVAALAAVVRYAEWVARDPGHFVQPDGCDPESARILLDQLLPGVHGEQLKTLDPASAAALLSHYGIAVLPSAGFDSEDEAVAAAGRLGWPVALKTTDPALRHRLDLGGVRLDIEDPDSLRRNIAQMRRSLAPYGSSALEVQSMAPVGQACTFRAIEDPLLGPVISFGLAGDAVNLLDDWAHRVPPLSAADVKDFIRGPRAARKLFGYQGLPAVDLDALEEVAGRLAWMKDNHPEIALVEFNPVLCGARGVSILAADIRIGNPAQRTDSARRAMLG; encoded by the coding sequence ATGGTGGATCAGCCCGGGGACGGCGAATATCCGGAACATTGGGAAGCCGATGTCGTGCTGCGTGATGGTGGAACCGCCCATCTGAGGCCCATCCACCCCAGCGATGCGGACGCCGTCCAGGCTTTCCATGCCGGGCAGTCGCAGAACTCAATCTACATGCGCTTCTTCGCGTTCAAAGCCCGGCTGTCCAGCAAGGAGCTCAAGCGCTTCACCGAAGTGGACTACAAGGACCGGGTTGCCTTGGTGATCACGTTTGGTGGCGAAATCCTGGGGATCGGCCGCTACGACAGGCTTGATGATCCACTCGAAGCCGAAGTTGCGTTCAACATCGCCGACGCCCACCAGGGCCGGGGCATCGGCTCGATCCTGCTCGAACACCTTGCCGCCGCGGCGCACGAAAATGGGATCCGCCGTTTCAGTGCCGAGGTGCTGCCGGAAAACCGCAAAATGCTGATGGTGTTCGCGGATGCCGGCTACGACGTCAAACGCCATTTCGACGACGGAGTGGTCAGCCTGGAGTTCAACATCGACCCCACCGAAAAGTCACGGGCGGTGATGGAATCACGCGAGCACCGCGCCGAGGCGAGAAGCGTCCGGGACCTGCTGGCGCCGTCGTCCGTTGCCGTCATCGGGGCGAGCCGCAAATGGGGGACCGTGGGGTACCAGCTGCTGGAACACATCATCGAAGGCGGTTTCTCCGGGCAGGTCTACGCCATCAACCCGGAAGCGCTGGAGCTCGCCGGAATGTTGTCCTTCGGCAGGATTTCCGAGGTTCCGGAGCCGGTGGGCCTCGCCGTGATCGCTGTTCCGTATGAGGAAGTGGCCACGGTGGTTGACCAGTGCGCCGCGGCCGGGGTCAAGGGGCTGGTGATCGCCTCCGCGGGCTTCGCGGACGACGGCGAACGCGGCCTCGCCCGCCAGCGCAACCTCGTCCGCAAGGCCAGGGCCAACGGCATGCGGGTGATCGGGCCCGCATCCCTGGGGATCGTGAACACCCATCCCGATGTGAGCCTGAACGCCTCCATGGCGCCAACCCTGCCGCGGCGCGGGGGCCTGGGCCTGTTCAGCCAGTCGGCGGCGATCGGCGTTTCCCTCTACGCGGCGTCACACCGCCGCAGGCTGGGTCTTTCCACGTTCCTGTCAGCGGGCAACCGCGCGGACGTCTCCGGCAACGACATGATGCAGTTCTGGGAGGACGACGCCGACACCACCGCGGTGGGCCTCTACCTGGAATCGATCGGGAACCCCCGCAAATTCTCGCGGATCGCCCGGCGGCTCGCCCGCACCAAGCCCGTGGTGGTGGCCAAATCGGAAACAATGGGCCTGCGGCTGCCGCCTGGCCACGCCGTCCGGACCACCCAGGCGCCCGCCGGCGCGCTGGACGCCATGATGCGCCAGGCCGGCGTCATCCGGGTCGAGACCATCGAACAGCTGATGGACATCACGCAGATAGTGTCCGGCCAGCCGCTCCCGGCGGGGCCCGGACTGGCCATTTTCAGCAATTCCCTCGCGCTGGGCAAAGTGGTGGCCGACAGCGCCGAGGCGCACGGCCTGACCGTGGACGGCATCATCACCGACCTGGATCTCGACGCCGGCATGTCCCTGGCACTGCCGGCCCTCCGCCGCAGCCTCGAGGACACCCTCGCGTCCGATGCCGTCCACGCCGTAGTGGCCGCACTGCTCCCGGCGCGCGGCCTGACCGTTGACCATATTGCCGAGGTCCTGGCCGAATGCTCGGCCGCCGCCGGGAAACCGGTAGTCGCCGCCTTCACCGGCATCCTTGACCCCTCCATCTATGTGGAGGGCATGGTGGGAGGTGAGGGACGGACAGTGCCGTGCTTCTCCAACGCCGGAGCGGCTGTGGCGGCGCTCGCCGCCGTGGTGCGGTATGCGGAATGGGTGGCGCGGGACCCCGGCCATTTTGTCCAACCCGATGGCTGCGATCCGGAAAGCGCACGGATCCTGCTGGATCAGCTTTTGCCCGGTGTCCACGGGGAGCAGCTCAAGACCCTGGACCCGGCGTCCGCGGCAGCGCTGCTGTCGCACTACGGTATTGCGGTGCTGCCGTCCGCCGGATTCGACTCAGAAGACGAGGCCGTTGCCGCCGCCGGCAGGCTGGGCTGGCCCGTCGCGCTGAAAACCACGGACCCGGCACTTCGCCACCGCCTGGACCTGGGCGGAGTCCGCCTCGACATCGAAGATCCGGATTCCCTCCGCCGCAACATCGCGCAGATGCGGCGCTCGCTGGCACCCTACGGTTCGTCGGCACTGGAGGTGCAGTCCATGGCCCCCGTGGGGCAGGCATGCACGTTCCGGGCCATTGAGGATCCGCTGCTGGGGCCGGTCATCTCCTTCGGGCTGGCCGGGGACGCGGTCAACCTGCTGGATGACTGGGCGCACCGCGTGCCTCCGCTGTCCGCAGCCGACGTGAAGGACTTCATCCGTGGGCCCCGGGCAGCCCGCAAACTCTTCGGCTACCAGGGCCTTCCCGCCGTGGATCTTGACGCTTTGGAGGAAGTCGCCGGGCGGCTGGCCTGGATGAAGGACAACCATCCGGAAATAGCCCTGGTGGAATTCAACCCGGTCCTCTGCGGGGCCCGGGGGGTGTCGATCCTGGCCGCGGATATCCGGATCGGCAACCCAGCCCAGCGCACCGACAGTGCCCGCCGGGCCATGCTGGGCTGA
- a CDS encoding DUF5998 family protein yields the protein MSSQPSPSTPSTSGSDNQATRPHSSHSHTPQGQSLDGALQKAGFYPRLVSDVVDDALDGRECVAHLVHLETHFDRAEVRRHITVLVLTADMLVITHVDDQQLDEAGEQIVAQISTESVPVAQIRSVVLSYMYSQPQDYKPSDPVREVTLAIAWSGGQRLDMGPASCGDPQCEADHGYSGTIAQEDIVLRISAEADGPQAVQDAKLFARALRAVNTGSTAPAPHTGQALQPRPRTGVFGNRLNRGHQQR from the coding sequence ATGAGCTCACAGCCTTCCCCGTCGACGCCTTCCACTTCCGGCAGTGACAACCAGGCAACCCGCCCCCACAGCTCACACAGCCACACGCCCCAGGGCCAGAGCCTGGACGGTGCGCTCCAGAAGGCCGGTTTCTACCCGCGGCTGGTGTCCGACGTCGTTGACGACGCCCTGGACGGCCGCGAATGCGTGGCCCACCTGGTGCACCTGGAGACGCACTTTGACCGGGCCGAAGTCCGGCGCCACATCACCGTGCTGGTCCTGACCGCCGACATGCTGGTGATCACCCACGTGGACGACCAGCAGCTCGATGAAGCCGGCGAACAGATCGTGGCCCAGATCTCCACCGAATCAGTGCCGGTCGCGCAGATCCGCTCAGTGGTCCTGAGTTACATGTACTCCCAGCCGCAGGACTACAAGCCCTCGGATCCGGTCCGGGAAGTCACCCTCGCGATTGCCTGGTCCGGCGGCCAGCGGCTGGATATGGGGCCCGCGAGCTGCGGAGACCCGCAATGCGAAGCAGACCACGGCTACAGCGGCACCATTGCCCAGGAGGACATCGTCCTGCGGATCAGCGCTGAAGCCGACGGCCCCCAGGCCGTCCAGGACGCCAAACTCTTCGCCCGCGCCCTGCGGGCCGTGAACACCGGCTCCACGGCCCCGGCGCCGCACACCGGCCAGGCGCTCCAGCCCCGGCCCCGGACCGGTGTGTTCGGAAACAGGCTCAACCGCGGGCACCAGCAGCGCTGA
- a CDS encoding nucleotide pyrophosphatase/phosphodiesterase family protein, producing MPSAPAFGRRSIADVLTSAAASLGVEGFTNSLGLPPASRVCVVLADGLGRNLLKQKSAHTPFLRSVMQSGQGEVPVWLDSTFPSTTAAALASFGTGLPPGQHGMVGYDVLDPDQDKVVNMLGNWDAKVDPAEWQPFPTVFERAAESVNVTTVSLPQFGNSPMTQAALRGGNFVSAVTAHARTAAAAEAMDTAGKSLMYFYVNELDKAGHRHGCQSEQWEHQLEELDATVKRLHASLPAGTTVLLTADHGMLDVPEQQRIDFAADASLVDGVRHTAGEPRMVHLYLEDPADDSGRERLLGAWRARFGDRIWAFTRGDAIAAGLFGTLRPAVGPRIGDIMIAARDALALYDTRRGRPAAMEVVGQHGSLTKAEREVPLLCFTAEGRPRRP from the coding sequence ATGCCGTCCGCGCCTGCCTTTGGCCGGCGGTCCATCGCGGATGTCCTCACCAGCGCGGCGGCCAGCCTGGGGGTGGAGGGTTTCACAAACTCCCTCGGCCTTCCGCCGGCGTCGCGCGTCTGCGTGGTCCTGGCCGACGGCCTGGGCCGGAACCTGCTGAAACAGAAGTCTGCCCATACGCCCTTCCTGCGCTCCGTTATGCAGTCCGGCCAGGGGGAAGTTCCCGTCTGGCTGGACTCCACATTCCCCTCAACCACGGCCGCTGCCCTGGCCAGCTTCGGCACCGGCCTCCCGCCCGGCCAGCACGGAATGGTGGGTTACGACGTCCTGGACCCGGACCAGGACAAAGTAGTCAACATGCTCGGCAACTGGGATGCCAAGGTTGACCCCGCCGAGTGGCAGCCGTTCCCTACCGTCTTCGAACGTGCCGCTGAATCAGTTAATGTGACCACCGTCAGCCTGCCGCAGTTCGGCAACTCGCCCATGACCCAGGCGGCCCTCCGCGGCGGGAATTTTGTCTCAGCCGTGACGGCCCACGCCCGCACAGCTGCCGCTGCCGAAGCCATGGACACCGCCGGAAAGTCCCTGATGTACTTCTACGTCAACGAACTTGATAAGGCCGGCCACCGGCACGGGTGCCAGTCCGAACAGTGGGAACACCAGCTCGAAGAGCTCGACGCAACGGTCAAACGGCTCCACGCGTCGCTCCCGGCCGGGACCACCGTACTCCTCACCGCGGACCACGGGATGCTGGACGTCCCGGAACAGCAGCGGATCGACTTCGCCGCGGACGCGTCGCTTGTTGACGGTGTGCGGCATACGGCAGGGGAACCCCGGATGGTCCACCTGTACCTTGAGGATCCGGCAGACGACTCGGGCCGGGAGCGCTTGCTGGGCGCGTGGCGTGCCCGTTTCGGCGACAGGATCTGGGCCTTTACCCGGGGGGATGCCATCGCCGCCGGACTGTTCGGGACGCTGCGTCCCGCCGTCGGGCCCCGCATTGGCGACATCATGATTGCCGCGCGGGACGCGCTGGCCCTCTACGACACACGCCGCGGGCGGCCCGCCGCCATGGAGGTGGTAGGCCAGCACGGTTCGCTGACCAAAGCGGAACGTGAAGTACCGCTGCTGTGCTTCACGGCCGAGGGCAGGCCACGGCGCCCCTGA
- the sepH gene encoding septation protein SepH, translating to MQDLRLVGVHDDGEHLLLSGAGGEMFQLPIDEALRTASRSSARTASAAAPIAMSPRDIQSRIRSGATAAEVADLSGLPLAKVERYEGPVLAERDYVAQQARKVEVASPSPGHDTYRSVFGDNPASLNDMVNHRLSAHGIEPSTVEWDSWRRQDGNWTVVARFQTKKAGASGIGEEPPAQWTFSPARKSLQNTNRWAQQLSELEPLDGPVPARRLTAVSDRPFDFETDAEAAARNSTGPQAVPQARESDGLLDMLRSRRGQRLGVDEDADDALALLLTHGVPAAHPRPSEVVPEPESKEQQYREPEIRGAAPAESTAPDDAAPAATPDALTRKRDARPSMLSRLSLIPPHRDSDDDDVLKLHDGVSTDTREITIAASQLRPAGQGAPGESGPGRPAPNVGLDELLGGGSPRRAAYTVGTDEAGSGQHHDHDADQPERQPAKPKRSTVPSWDEIVFGTKRD from the coding sequence ATGCAGGATCTACGGCTTGTAGGCGTACACGACGACGGGGAGCATCTCCTGTTGAGCGGTGCCGGCGGCGAGATGTTCCAGCTGCCGATCGATGAAGCACTGCGGACGGCCAGCCGGTCTTCGGCGAGGACCGCTTCCGCGGCTGCGCCCATTGCCATGTCTCCGCGGGACATCCAGTCACGGATCCGCAGCGGCGCCACCGCAGCGGAGGTGGCTGATCTTTCCGGGCTTCCCCTTGCAAAAGTCGAGCGGTACGAAGGCCCTGTCCTTGCCGAACGGGACTATGTAGCGCAACAGGCGCGGAAGGTGGAAGTGGCTTCGCCCTCCCCCGGCCACGACACCTACCGCTCCGTTTTTGGCGACAACCCGGCGTCCCTTAACGACATGGTCAACCATCGGCTCTCAGCCCACGGGATTGAACCTTCCACCGTGGAATGGGATTCATGGCGGCGTCAGGACGGCAACTGGACCGTGGTGGCCCGTTTTCAAACCAAAAAGGCAGGCGCCTCAGGCATCGGCGAGGAGCCACCTGCGCAGTGGACCTTCAGTCCGGCCCGCAAGTCACTGCAGAACACCAACCGCTGGGCCCAGCAGCTCAGTGAGCTGGAGCCGCTGGACGGTCCCGTCCCGGCCCGCCGCCTCACGGCCGTCTCTGACCGGCCGTTTGACTTTGAAACCGACGCCGAAGCGGCCGCCCGCAATTCGACCGGTCCGCAGGCTGTCCCGCAGGCCAGGGAATCCGACGGTCTCCTGGATATGCTCCGTTCACGCCGCGGACAGCGCCTGGGCGTCGACGAGGACGCGGACGACGCCTTGGCTCTGCTGCTGACCCACGGCGTGCCCGCAGCCCATCCACGTCCTTCTGAGGTTGTCCCTGAACCGGAATCCAAGGAACAGCAGTACCGCGAGCCGGAAATCCGCGGGGCAGCTCCCGCCGAGTCCACCGCGCCGGACGACGCCGCACCTGCCGCCACTCCGGATGCCCTCACCCGCAAGCGTGACGCCCGGCCGTCCATGTTGTCCCGGCTGAGCCTCATCCCGCCGCACCGGGACTCTGACGATGATGACGTCCTGAAACTGCACGACGGCGTCAGCACCGATACCAGGGAAATCACCATCGCGGCGTCCCAGCTTCGTCCCGCAGGACAGGGTGCCCCAGGCGAGTCAGGGCCGGGACGCCCCGCGCCGAACGTGGGCCTGGACGAACTGCTGGGCGGCGGAAGCCCGCGCCGGGCAGCCTACACGGTCGGCACCGATGAGGCAGGATCCGGCCAGCATCACGACCATGACGCGGACCAGCCCGAGCGGCAGCCCGCGAAACCGAAGCGGTCAACGGTTCCCAGCTGGGACGAGATCGTCTTCGGGACCAAGCGGGACTGA
- a CDS encoding DUF3093 domain-containing protein, with protein sequence MPESSSTAPVPDAPSAGSPAVFRERLWPNVWIWVIAAGISGAGILVFAPISMAAGYTAAAVLFTIIAVLLVVSTPTTMVTGDALTVGRATIERRFVGDVAAFQGKDATAQRGTRLNGLAYLCIRGWIDPVVRIEITDPSDRTPYWLTSSRRPEELTAALSRK encoded by the coding sequence ATGCCCGAATCCAGCTCCACTGCACCCGTCCCTGATGCCCCCTCTGCCGGCAGCCCGGCAGTATTCCGGGAAAGGCTGTGGCCGAACGTCTGGATCTGGGTCATCGCGGCGGGGATCTCCGGCGCCGGGATCCTCGTTTTCGCCCCGATCAGTATGGCGGCGGGTTACACGGCCGCGGCCGTCCTGTTCACGATCATTGCTGTCCTGCTGGTCGTGTCCACACCAACCACCATGGTCACCGGTGACGCTTTGACCGTAGGCCGCGCCACCATCGAGCGCCGCTTCGTCGGCGACGTGGCGGCGTTCCAGGGCAAGGATGCCACGGCCCAGCGGGGTACCCGGCTCAACGGCCTCGCCTACCTGTGCATCCGTGGCTGGATCGACCCGGTGGTGCGGATCGAAATCACCGACCCGTCCGACCGGACCCCGTATTGGCTGACGTCCTCCCGGCGGCCCGAGGAACTCACTGCCGCGCTTTCGCGGAAATAG
- the dut gene encoding dUTP diphosphatase, with amino-acid sequence MTDELATVNTVPDNELAGAAPDTAAAYGAPTLQVQLKMLDAGLEAPSYAHPGDAGADLRSREDVVLAPGERKLVATGVSIALPDGFVALIHPRSGLATKHGLTIVNAPGTVDAGYRGEISVTLLNTDSRNTIELRRGDRIAQMVIQRVEYAQFVPVNELSESVRGAGGFGSTGGFTPPNA; translated from the coding sequence GTGACTGACGAACTTGCCACTGTTAATACCGTTCCTGACAATGAGCTGGCCGGCGCTGCTCCCGATACCGCCGCAGCCTACGGTGCACCGACGCTGCAGGTGCAGCTGAAAATGCTCGACGCCGGGCTGGAGGCACCGTCCTATGCCCACCCCGGCGATGCAGGGGCTGACCTGCGGTCCCGGGAAGATGTGGTCCTGGCGCCGGGGGAGCGGAAGCTGGTGGCAACGGGTGTTTCCATCGCACTGCCGGACGGCTTTGTTGCCCTGATCCACCCGCGCTCCGGCCTGGCCACGAAGCACGGGCTGACGATCGTCAATGCGCCCGGCACCGTGGATGCCGGCTATCGCGGGGAAATTTCCGTGACCCTCCTCAACACCGATTCCAGGAACACCATCGAGCTGCGGCGCGGCGATAGAATTGCACAGATGGTGATCCAGCGGGTGGAATATGCGCAGTTTGTCCCCGTCAACGAATTGAGCGAATCGGTGCGGGGAGCCGGCGGATTCGGATCCACCGGCGGCTTCACCCCGCCAAACGCCTGA
- a CDS encoding OB-fold nucleic acid binding domain-containing protein: MADSRQDPPDSSPDAGMPVSRLPERGRVVCHGHIESVTYMPADQNAAFTAIVSDPDIRQSGAKRAQGKGGRLRVVWLGRRRVPGIAAGTEVRLEGMLSQSHGLPTMFNPRYEILSRQENE, from the coding sequence TTGGCTGATTCCCGCCAAGATCCCCCGGACTCCTCCCCGGACGCGGGGATGCCGGTCAGCCGGCTGCCGGAACGGGGCAGGGTGGTGTGTCACGGGCACATCGAATCGGTCACCTACATGCCCGCAGACCAGAACGCGGCCTTCACCGCCATTGTCTCGGACCCGGACATTCGCCAGTCCGGCGCCAAGCGGGCCCAGGGAAAGGGCGGCCGCCTCCGCGTGGTCTGGCTGGGACGGCGACGGGTGCCGGGCATCGCTGCCGGGACCGAAGTCCGGCTCGAGGGCATGCTGTCCCAAAGCCACGGCCTGCCCACCATGTTTAATCCCCGCTATGAAATACTTTCCCGCCAGGAGAACGAATGA